A portion of the uncultured Methanobrevibacter sp. genome contains these proteins:
- a CDS encoding ABC transporter permease — MNKQRLLKFLGKKIVRFVILLIFVILLSFLLLDLSPINPVKTYISNVVISQDQIAALEAYWGVNEPITNKMANWLGNVLQGNMGNSLIFRVPVMDVIIERFTASLVLMLSSWAFSGILGFLLGVVAGFKKDTIIDKAIKVYCYVLQSAPTFWIALIILMVFSIYLGWFPTGLGVPIGTLSENVSFWDWLNRLILPMLTLSIVGVASIALYTRDKLIDEMNSDYFLFAKARGESGWNLIKRHGIRNILLPAITLQFLGFSELFGGAVLVEQIFTYPGIGQAAVSAGLRSDVPLLLGIVIFSAIFVYCGNLIADILYNFVDPRIKEGEDDG; from the coding sequence ATGAATAAACAAAGATTACTGAAATTTTTAGGTAAAAAAATTGTCCGATTTGTAATCTTGCTTATTTTTGTCATATTATTAAGTTTCTTACTGCTCGACTTATCACCTATCAATCCCGTGAAAACATATATCAGTAATGTCGTAATATCTCAAGACCAAATTGCTGCTCTGGAAGCTTATTGGGGAGTAAACGAACCAATAACAAACAAAATGGCAAATTGGTTAGGAAATGTTTTGCAGGGAAATATGGGAAATTCATTAATTTTTAGAGTACCTGTAATGGACGTGATTATAGAACGTTTTACTGCATCACTTGTATTGATGTTATCCTCATGGGCATTTTCAGGAATTTTAGGATTTTTATTAGGAGTAGTGGCAGGATTTAAGAAAGACACAATAATTGACAAAGCAATAAAAGTTTACTGTTATGTTTTACAATCAGCACCGACATTTTGGATTGCATTAATTATACTCATGGTGTTCAGTATTTATCTCGGATGGTTCCCAACAGGACTGGGAGTTCCAATCGGTACATTAAGTGAAAATGTATCATTTTGGGATTGGTTGAATCGTTTAATATTGCCGATGCTTACTTTAAGTATCGTTGGAGTCGCTTCAATTGCATTATATACCCGAGACAAACTAATTGATGAAATGAATAGTGATTATTTTTTATTTGCAAAAGCAAGAGGTGAAAGTGGTTGGAATTTAATTAAAAGACACGGAATAAGAAATATTTTGCTCCCTGCAATCACATTACAATTTTTAGGATTTTCCGAATTATTCGGTGGTGCAGTTTTAGTGGAACAAATATTTACATATCCTGGAATTGGACAAGCTGCAGTTTCAGCAGGTCTTAGAAGTGATGTTCCTCTGCTTTTAGGAATTGTAATTTTCAGTGCAATATTCGTTTATTGCGGAAATTTAATAGCAGACATTTTATACAATTTCGTTGACCCAAGAATTAAGGAAGGTGAAGATGATGGCTAA
- a CDS encoding ABC transporter permease, with the protein MMANSNNGPSIYNPFAKMNLRTKTLLTIGLSVFILVIVVISSFFINSADITTNFQAMNKPPSFEHLFGTDWMGRDMFTRTLKGLGLSVQIGAGASILSSIIAIALAFLGSMNKHLDSFMSWLIDLFLSIPHILLIILISIALGGGAFGVTMGVAITHWTSLARVLRAEIKQIQTSDYVKLSERFGKSKLWIARKQILPLVTTQIIVGTILIFPHAIMHEASVTFLGFGLSPHEPAIGIILSESMKYLATGNWWLALFPGLALLILVLLFDIAGENIKKILDPTSANE; encoded by the coding sequence ATGATGGCTAATTCAAATAATGGACCTAGTATATATAATCCCTTTGCAAAAATGAATTTGAGAACCAAAACATTATTGACCATAGGATTATCCGTTTTTATTTTAGTTATAGTGGTCATATCCAGTTTCTTTATTAATTCTGCAGATATAACAACCAATTTTCAAGCTATGAACAAACCTCCTTCATTTGAGCATTTATTCGGTACTGATTGGATGGGAAGAGACATGTTTACCCGTACATTAAAAGGATTAGGACTAAGTGTTCAGATTGGTGCAGGAGCATCAATATTAAGCAGCATCATTGCAATTGCTTTAGCATTCTTAGGAAGTATGAATAAACATCTGGATAGCTTTATGTCTTGGTTAATTGACCTATTCCTATCAATTCCACATATATTATTAATAATATTAATATCAATAGCACTGGGCGGAGGAGCATTCGGTGTAACTATGGGTGTTGCTATTACACACTGGACCTCACTAGCAAGAGTGTTAAGAGCTGAAATAAAACAAATCCAAACATCAGATTATGTAAAATTGTCTGAAAGATTTGGAAAATCTAAATTATGGATTGCGAGAAAACAAATTTTACCATTGGTTACAACACAAATCATTGTAGGAACAATATTGATTTTCCCACATGCAATTATGCACGAAGCAAGCGTGACATTTTTAGGATTCGGCCTATCACCTCATGAACCTGCAATCGGGATAATCCTGTCTGAATCTATGAAATATCTTGCAACAGGTAACTGGTGGTTAGCACTGTTCCCAGGATTGGCATTATTAATATTAGTATTATTATTCGATATTGCCGGAGAAAACATTAAAAAGATACTCGATCCAACCAGTGCTAATGAATAG
- a CDS encoding ABC transporter ATP-binding protein, translating into MEKLLDVENVSISFIQYTQGLNQRDLKVITDLTLDISEGEILAVLGSSGSGKSLLAHAIFGILPENANLNGKIKYNGKELSQKDKEEIRGKEIALIPQSVNFLDPLMKISDQAIGQTENDEEKKSKKIKQREIFEHYNLGPEVDEMYPFQLSGGMARRVLVSTALLSNPKLVVADEPTPGLDEKTVQETLNHFKHMKEDGVGVLLITHDIHAALEIADRIGIFYSGYVIEIAENKDFSGEGENLLHPYTKALYKALPANGFELTKGHQPLHGEIPQGCPYYDRCEMHFDRCKQERPQLIDLGNKKVRCFKYEEGVENGT; encoded by the coding sequence ATGGAGAAATTATTAGATGTTGAAAACGTTTCAATTTCATTTATACAATACACTCAAGGTTTAAATCAAAGAGACCTAAAAGTTATCACTGATTTAACATTAGACATATCCGAAGGTGAAATTTTAGCAGTATTAGGTTCAAGCGGATCTGGAAAAAGTCTACTTGCACATGCAATATTCGGAATATTGCCTGAAAATGCTAACCTGAATGGAAAAATAAAATACAATGGAAAAGAGTTATCTCAAAAAGACAAGGAAGAAATCAGAGGAAAAGAAATTGCATTAATTCCTCAATCAGTAAATTTCCTTGACCCATTAATGAAAATTTCAGATCAGGCAATTGGACAGACAGAAAATGATGAAGAGAAAAAATCAAAAAAGATTAAACAAAGAGAAATCTTCGAACATTACAATCTTGGCCCAGAAGTCGACGAAATGTATCCGTTCCAACTTTCAGGAGGAATGGCCAGAAGAGTGCTGGTATCAACAGCACTACTATCAAACCCAAAACTAGTTGTAGCAGACGAACCAACCCCCGGACTCGATGAAAAAACAGTCCAGGAAACACTTAACCATTTCAAACACATGAAGGAAGACGGAGTAGGCGTGCTTTTAATCACTCACGACATCCATGCTGCATTGGAAATCGCAGACAGGATAGGAATATTCTACTCAGGATATGTAATAGAAATAGCGGAAAACAAAGACTTCTCAGGTGAAGGAGAAAATTTACTGCACCCATACACAAAAGCACTATACAAAGCACTTCCTGCAAACGGATTTGAACTAACAAAAGGCCATCAGCCACTGCATGGAGAAATTCCACAAGGTTGTCCATACTATGACAGATGCGAAATGCACTTTGACAGATGCAAACAGGAAAGGCCTCAACTAATCGACCTAGGAAACAAAAAAGTAAGATGTTTTAAATATGAAGAAGGTGTTGAAAATGGAACTTAA
- a CDS encoding ABC transporter ATP-binding protein, whose translation MELKGSNISYKYPSAKEYILKDIDIHMSNDKIIGFIGDSGSGKSTLCKILAGHINNFEGRVTLDGNELPKKEFCPVQLIFQHPEKVMNPKWKMKNVLEESWNVDDELLSEFGIQKSWMTRFPQELSGGELQRFSVLRALNPKTKFLIADEMTTMLDAITQVQIIDSVLKIVKQRKMGFLLVSHDRDLVNTICDDIIYLKDINGV comes from the coding sequence ATGGAACTTAAAGGATCGAATATTTCATATAAATACCCATCAGCTAAAGAATACATCTTAAAGGATATTGACATACATATGTCCAATGACAAAATCATAGGTTTTATTGGAGACAGCGGTAGCGGAAAGTCGACATTATGCAAAATATTGGCAGGTCATATCAATAATTTTGAAGGCAGAGTAACACTTGATGGAAACGAACTGCCCAAAAAAGAATTCTGTCCCGTCCAACTAATTTTCCAGCACCCTGAAAAAGTGATGAATCCTAAATGGAAAATGAAAAATGTCCTGGAAGAATCCTGGAATGTGGATGATGAATTACTCTCTGAGTTTGGTATTCAAAAATCATGGATGACAAGATTTCCCCAAGAGCTTTCAGGAGGAGAATTACAAAGATTCTCAGTACTTAGGGCATTAAATCCAAAAACAAAATTTTTAATAGCTGACGAAATGACAACAATGCTCGATGCAATCACACAAGTGCAAATCATAGATTCAGTATTGAAAATAGTTAAACAAAGAAAAATGGGATTTTTACTTGTAAGTCATGACCGAGACCTTGTAAATACAATCTGTGATGATATAATCTATTTGAAAGATATTAATGGTGTTTAA
- a CDS encoding MATE family efflux transporter, whose amino-acid sequence MLGNDSLDNVDVMLGNPKKALIKMSIPLIVSLLITSFYNLIDAAWVSGLGADALAGVGFFTPIFMILVGFGNGLGSGAAFAISKYVGEENKIKADNASIHSILIDIIISIIITVILLVFLNPILNAMGAGQTINYATDYGVIIILGSILIILSNALYGIFRGEGDTTRPMYAMIASAVLNMILDPIFIYTFNLGVKGAAYATLISAVFVIAILIYWFYIKKDTFLHPTLANFNFKRDISTDIVKVGIPASVQLLNNAFFAAVFSALLTYVGSTDSVAVYSTGWRIVTIGTTPLLAIGTALISVIAANYGAKNYKNIQIAHRYAMKVSIVISVGVMVLTNVFAGDIAGIFASSGSSTRILPELTSFLAWIVIYYPTMAVGVASTYVFQGIGKGITAMFQTILRETGFTIFFAVLLGVVLGYGVWGAWMGIVLGEVVSNNITMVWADWQIKKLIDIND is encoded by the coding sequence ATGTTGGGTAATGATAGTTTGGATAATGTGGATGTAATGCTTGGAAATCCTAAAAAAGCATTAATAAAAATGTCAATCCCATTAATCGTTTCATTGCTTATCACTAGTTTTTATAATCTCATTGATGCGGCATGGGTATCAGGACTCGGTGCAGATGCTCTAGCGGGAGTTGGATTTTTCACGCCGATATTCATGATTCTGGTAGGATTCGGAAATGGTCTGGGCTCAGGAGCAGCTTTTGCAATATCAAAATATGTTGGTGAGGAAAACAAAATCAAGGCGGACAATGCTTCAATTCACTCTATTTTAATTGACATTATCATTTCTATTATAATTACAGTAATTTTGCTTGTTTTTCTAAATCCCATATTGAATGCAATGGGTGCTGGCCAAACCATTAATTATGCAACTGATTATGGAGTAATAATCATTCTGGGGTCAATACTCATTATATTGTCAAATGCTCTTTACGGCATTTTCAGAGGGGAAGGTGATACAACAAGGCCCATGTATGCAATGATTGCATCTGCTGTATTAAACATGATTCTGGACCCTATTTTTATCTACACATTCAATCTGGGCGTAAAAGGGGCAGCATATGCAACACTGATATCTGCAGTATTTGTAATTGCAATATTGATTTACTGGTTTTATATTAAAAAGGACACATTTTTACATCCCACATTAGCCAATTTCAACTTTAAAAGAGATATTTCAACAGATATTGTTAAAGTGGGAATTCCTGCAAGCGTTCAGCTTTTAAACAACGCATTTTTTGCTGCAGTTTTCTCAGCGCTTTTAACATATGTCGGTTCAACAGATTCTGTTGCGGTTTACTCGACCGGCTGGAGAATAGTGACAATCGGAACAACTCCCCTTTTAGCTATTGGAACAGCTTTAATAAGTGTAATTGCAGCCAATTACGGGGCAAAAAACTACAAAAACATTCAGATTGCTCACAGGTATGCAATGAAAGTTTCAATAGTTATCTCTGTTGGTGTAATGGTTTTGACAAATGTCTTTGCAGGAGATATTGCAGGCATTTTCGCTTCATCCGGAAGCAGTACCAGAATTCTGCCTGAATTGACAAGCTTTTTGGCGTGGATTGTGATTTATTATCCTACAATGGCTGTAGGTGTGGCGTCAACCTATGTTTTCCAGGGTATAGGTAAGGGAATAACGGCAATGTTTCAGACAATTTTAAGAGAAACAGGTTTTACAATATTTTTTGCAGTGCTCTTAGGTGTTGTTTTAGGTTATGGTGTTTGGGGAGCCTGGATGGGTATCGTTCTAGGTGAAGTTGTATCAAATAATATTACTATGGTCTGGGCCGACTGGCAGATTAAAAAATTAATAGATATTAATGATTAA
- a CDS encoding DUF6110 family protein, whose product MAIDDQIRPFVKQHKHALLFAGGIAAGLIGAYVLKSKTTKDLATKGMAGVISAKKDAEETFQDMKENAEDIVYDANFDNKQEIYVEKKE is encoded by the coding sequence ATGGCTATTGATGATCAAATCAGACCTTTTGTAAAACAACATAAACATGCACTGCTCTTTGCAGGCGGTATTGCAGCAGGTCTTATCGGTGCTTACGTATTAAAATCCAAAACCACAAAAGACTTAGCTACAAAAGGCATGGCTGGAGTAATCTCTGCTAAAAAAGATGCAGAAGAAACATTCCAGGACATGAAAGAAAACGCTGAAGACATTGTTTATGATGCAAACTTTGATAACAAACAGGAAATCTATGTAGAGAAAAAAGAATAG
- a CDS encoding cation-translocating P-type ATPase — MAENRCYDADCADENCHNPEHYNYICFDPNCDEIHCTNSNHYDKQILREYQEKTDLSVYDHREEIDYDEDVDISICGCPDCADDHDHDHEHHHHEHEEKDSCSDPDCGCHDHEHDEHEHHHEHEEEDSCSDPDCGCHDHEHDEHEHHHEHEEEDSCSDPDCGCHDHEHHHEEKDTCSDPDCSCHDHDDDDVNISICGCPDCAGDDDDDDEEEELLAEGKPLISNRPIQIIVASGICFAAGHILEFLSFNPTLVTVIFMIGALIAGYEIAIMAYKSLVKRHTVGPAMLMCIACVASFIIGHPEEGAAVTFLYYIAEFLEDYAEHRAKRSIKSLVEIAPETAKVKVGDSEVERKVDDVNIGDIVIVRPGDKVPLDGHVISGSSSINQASITGESVPVLKEVGDEVFSGTVNVDGYLEIVVTKKAKDSVISKIVTLVKRSQLNRSETESLVEKVAKYYTPVMMVAALCVALIPPVLFAQPLTDWVYKALSLLVISCPCAFLISTPVGMVSAITSATKNGVLIKGSTYVEEMRGVKAVIFDKTGTLTEGKLVLSDVEVLDESYSKEDIIEIAASLEHNSSHPIAQAIVNYATMNDIPFAEIEEFRNVPGKGIVANINGNEYYAANESLIEGSSFDISRDEINKYSAEGKTIVFVGNAEKVLAIITVSDKIRSNAHEVIKDLKQQGVKTVMLTGDNKIAAKSVANEIGMDYVYSDLMPEDKLNILDTIRNKFGDVAMVGDGINDAPALARANIGIAMGAAGSDVAIETADVALMQDDISKLPYLFSLSHKTMGIIKQNISVAIAVKLLCVVLAILGIITLMMSVGFGDLGLTLLVILNSFRIGMVKDPLF, encoded by the coding sequence ATGGCTGAAAATAGATGTTATGATGCAGATTGTGCAGATGAAAACTGCCACAATCCCGAACATTACAATTACATCTGTTTCGATCCAAATTGTGATGAAATTCACTGTACAAATTCTAATCATTATGATAAGCAGATATTAAGGGAATATCAGGAAAAAACTGATTTAAGCGTATACGACCACAGAGAAGAAATTGACTATGATGAAGATGTTGACATAAGCATTTGCGGCTGTCCTGATTGTGCTGATGACCACGACCACGACCATGAGCATCATCACCACGAACATGAAGAAAAAGATTCTTGTAGTGATCCTGATTGTGGTTGTCATGACCATGAGCATGATGAGCATGAGCATCATCATGAGCATGAGGAAGAAGATTCTTGTTCTGATCCTGATTGTGGTTGTCATGACCATGAGCATGATGAGCATGAGCATCATCATGAGCATGAGGAAGAAGATTCTTGTAGTGATCCTGATTGTGGTTGTCATGACCATGAACATCATCATGAGGAAAAAGACACCTGTTCAGACCCGGATTGCAGCTGCCACGACCACGATGATGATGACGTTAATATAAGTATTTGTGGCTGTCCTGACTGTGCAGGTGATGACGATGACGACGATGAGGAAGAAGAACTATTGGCTGAAGGAAAACCATTAATCTCCAACAGGCCTATTCAAATCATCGTTGCAAGCGGTATTTGTTTTGCAGCAGGTCATATTCTGGAATTCTTATCATTCAATCCAACATTAGTGACTGTAATTTTCATGATTGGTGCTTTGATTGCAGGTTATGAAATAGCTATCATGGCATATAAATCATTAGTCAAAAGGCACACTGTCGGTCCTGCAATGCTGATGTGTATTGCATGTGTTGCTTCATTTATAATCGGACATCCTGAAGAAGGTGCGGCTGTAACATTCTTGTATTATATTGCGGAATTCCTTGAAGACTATGCAGAACACAGGGCAAAACGTTCAATTAAATCCCTTGTTGAAATTGCTCCTGAAACCGCTAAAGTTAAAGTAGGGGATTCTGAAGTTGAAAGAAAAGTTGATGATGTAAATATTGGTGATATTGTTATTGTAAGGCCGGGAGATAAAGTTCCTCTTGACGGTCATGTTATTTCAGGCTCATCAAGTATTAACCAGGCTTCAATCACTGGTGAAAGTGTTCCTGTCTTAAAAGAAGTAGGTGATGAGGTATTTTCAGGAACAGTTAACGTTGATGGTTATCTGGAAATTGTTGTAACTAAAAAGGCAAAAGATTCAGTTATCTCCAAAATCGTTACTTTGGTTAAAAGATCTCAGCTCAACAGGTCTGAAACTGAATCACTTGTTGAAAAGGTTGCAAAATATTACACTCCGGTCATGATGGTTGCAGCATTATGCGTTGCACTGATTCCTCCTGTCCTATTCGCTCAGCCTTTAACTGACTGGGTTTATAAGGCTCTTTCACTCTTGGTAATTTCATGTCCTTGTGCATTCCTGATTTCAACTCCTGTGGGAATGGTTTCCGCTATTACCTCAGCTACCAAAAATGGGGTACTGATTAAGGGAAGTACATATGTTGAAGAAATGCGTGGCGTTAAAGCTGTAATATTTGATAAGACCGGTACATTAACAGAAGGAAAACTGGTTTTAAGTGATGTTGAAGTATTGGATGAAAGCTACTCCAAAGAGGACATCATTGAAATTGCAGCATCACTGGAACATAACTCTTCACATCCTATTGCACAGGCAATTGTAAACTATGCAACAATGAATGACATTCCGTTTGCTGAAATCGAAGAGTTCAGAAATGTTCCGGGTAAAGGTATTGTTGCAAACATTAACGGCAATGAATACTATGCGGCTAATGAGTCTTTAATTGAAGGGTCAAGCTTTGATATTTCAAGGGATGAAATCAATAAATACTCTGCTGAAGGTAAAACCATTGTATTTGTAGGTAATGCTGAAAAAGTGCTGGCAATCATTACAGTATCTGATAAAATCAGATCAAATGCTCATGAAGTAATTAAAGACTTGAAACAGCAAGGCGTTAAAACTGTAATGCTCACCGGAGATAATAAGATAGCCGCAAAAAGCGTAGCGAATGAAATTGGAATGGATTATGTTTACTCTGATCTGATGCCTGAAGACAAATTGAATATTCTGGATACTATCAGAAACAAATTCGGTGATGTTGCTATGGTCGGTGACGGGATCAACGATGCTCCTGCTCTGGCACGTGCAAATATAGGTATTGCAATGGGTGCTGCAGGTTCTGATGTAGCTATTGAAACTGCTGATGTTGCACTGATGCAGGATGATATCTCCAAACTTCCATATCTCTTCTCATTGTCTCATAAAACAATGGGAATCATCAAACAGAATATTTCTGTAGCTATTGCAGTTAAATTATTATGTGTGGTACTTGCGATTCTCGGTATTATCACACTGATGATGTCTGTAGGTTTTGGAGACTTGGGTTTAACTTTACTGGTTATATTGAATTCATTTAGAATTGGAATGGTGAAAGACCCACTGTTCTAA
- a CDS encoding helix-turn-helix transcriptional regulator, giving the protein MENNNLENNNEDMCEVFNSHEDVVERVKERIPDETEFAELSEFFKIFGNPTRLKIISLLCLEDLCVCDICEALDLNQTTVSNQLRILRANNVVKYQKEGKMARYSLADLHIEMIYKVGLEHILE; this is encoded by the coding sequence ATGGAAAATAATAATCTTGAAAACAACAATGAAGATATGTGTGAAGTCTTCAACTCTCATGAAGATGTTGTTGAACGTGTAAAAGAACGCATACCTGATGAAACTGAATTTGCTGAGCTTTCAGAGTTTTTCAAAATATTTGGAAATCCAACAAGATTAAAAATTATTTCCCTGCTTTGTCTGGAAGATTTATGTGTTTGCGATATTTGTGAAGCACTTGATTTAAATCAGACCACTGTTTCAAATCAGTTAAGAATACTTCGTGCAAACAATGTTGTAAAATACCAGAAAGAAGGTAAAATGGCAAGATATTCCCTTGCAGACCTTCATATTGAAATGATTTACAAAGTAGGTTTGGAACATATATTAGAATAA
- a CDS encoding DUF2124 family protein, translated as MEDIYEWKGLNGQLATFKKEVGDVEKITFIGSPGVCTPFAEFMAYAVRDKQTHFIPLLNIDDCHQFELKSYAMVLNDEVSNPKDSDVVVLLGGLAMPKYDVDTDELNALIDDILKEDGRIIGVCYMDMFCKAGWPEKVNFDKIIDGTLIGVVKE; from the coding sequence ATGGAAGACATATATGAATGGAAAGGTTTGAACGGCCAGCTGGCCACATTCAAAAAGGAAGTTGGTGATGTTGAAAAGATTACATTCATTGGCTCTCCTGGTGTCTGTACGCCATTTGCAGAATTCATGGCTTATGCTGTTAGGGATAAGCAAACACATTTCATTCCTTTGCTTAATATTGATGACTGCCATCAGTTTGAACTGAAATCATATGCTATGGTTTTAAATGATGAAGTATCAAATCCGAAGGATTCAGATGTTGTAGTTCTTTTGGGAGGATTGGCAATGCCTAAATATGATGTCGACACAGATGAGCTGAATGCACTGATTGATGATATCTTAAAAGAAGATGGCCGGATAATTGGTGTGTGCTATATGGACATGTTCTGCAAGGCAGGTTGGCCCGAAAAGGTTAATTTCGATAAGATTATTGATGGTACATTGATCGGTGTTGTAAAAGAATAA
- a CDS encoding DUF4012 domain-containing protein, with protein sequence MKRTKKLIIAILLVVLIGLLTMIAGALFLSGPDLTQESKNILVLASDKTEQPNGAVDMGFMVRLENGSLKNYTPVYPGGMSHPSQPAPGGIGGRMMLHDCLWDGTQQGMEYAKEIVEANTGMHADAVVVVYDEGLDNIIDSIRPLYVDGEVSNLSATDLVRSNDAYNGYAGNENVQGNMSRGDSVMVLVKALVNVTKDPEKKNTMINQALKEYSNGNILMEPQGSFARLLATKGIERLS encoded by the coding sequence ATGAAAAGAACTAAAAAACTGATCATAGCTATATTACTGGTTGTTCTTATTGGATTGTTAACTATGATTGCAGGAGCATTGTTCCTGAGCGGTCCTGATTTAACACAAGAAAGTAAGAATATATTGGTATTAGCATCAGATAAGACTGAACAGCCTAATGGTGCAGTAGATATGGGATTTATGGTTCGTTTAGAAAACGGGTCTCTTAAAAACTACACCCCAGTTTATCCTGGAGGAATGTCCCACCCATCACAGCCGGCACCCGGAGGAATAGGTGGTCGGATGATGCTTCACGATTGTCTATGGGACGGAACACAACAAGGTATGGAGTATGCAAAAGAAATTGTTGAAGCAAACACAGGAATGCATGCTGATGCAGTAGTTGTTGTTTACGATGAAGGTTTAGATAACATTATCGATTCAATCAGACCACTTTACGTTGATGGTGAAGTAAGCAACCTAAGTGCAACCGACCTTGTTCGTTCAAATGATGCATATAACGGTTATGCAGGTAATGAAAATGTTCAAGGAAACATGTCAAGAGGAGATTCAGTAATGGTACTCGTTAAAGCTCTTGTAAATGTTACAAAAGACCCTGAAAAGAAAAATACCATGATTAATCAGGCTTTAAAAGAATATTCCAACGGAAACATTTTAATGGAACCTCAAGGTTCATTTGCTAGATTACTTGCAACCAAAGGTATTGAACGACTATCTTAA